A portion of the Candidatus Dormiibacterota bacterium genome contains these proteins:
- a CDS encoding DHA2 family efflux MFS transporter permease subunit: MPPRSSPDESVKRLLPWLVAVAFFMEALDTTILNTAVPTVAAALRVVPLSMKSVLASYTLSLAVFIPVSGWVADRYGTRRVFSAAIALFTVGSFLCGISTNIHALVACRILQGLGGAMMVPVGRLTIVRTFARSELVRAMAFVAIPGLIGPLLGPLAGGLIVGYLHWRMVFFVNLPIGLLGLYLVHRHLPDYRTKSTDRLDLIGLILFGSGIGLLSYVLEIFGEHSLGGREMIWLLSLSIVLLLGYGRHATTTERPLLRLDLFRIRTFRSAVIGSFITRLGAGGTPFLLPLLYQVGLGFTPVQSGLLIMPQSLAAMSLKMTMPLILTRFGYRRVLLSNTMLLGLLIGLFATIGFGTPVWLIVVQAFCFGFIASLQYTSMNTLVYADVTEGQTSMASTIASTLQQMSMSFGVAMASLATALFIPDRLHTGPAQMIHGVQKAFVLLGILTILSAAVFRELRPTDGKNVSRHEEPLPEG; the protein is encoded by the coding sequence ATGCCGCCCCGATCTTCCCCGGACGAATCGGTCAAGCGACTCCTGCCATGGCTGGTGGCGGTCGCCTTCTTCATGGAGGCGCTCGACACCACCATCCTGAACACGGCCGTGCCGACCGTCGCGGCGGCGCTCAGGGTCGTGCCGCTCAGCATGAAGTCGGTGCTGGCGAGCTACACGCTGAGCCTGGCGGTGTTCATCCCCGTCAGCGGCTGGGTGGCGGATCGGTACGGCACACGGCGGGTCTTCTCGGCCGCGATCGCCCTGTTCACGGTCGGCTCGTTCCTCTGCGGGATCTCGACCAACATCCACGCGCTCGTCGCCTGCCGGATCCTGCAAGGGCTGGGCGGGGCGATGATGGTGCCGGTCGGCCGTCTCACGATCGTGAGGACCTTCGCCCGATCGGAGCTCGTCCGCGCCATGGCCTTCGTCGCCATACCGGGACTGATCGGTCCGCTGCTCGGACCTCTGGCCGGCGGTCTCATCGTCGGATACCTGCATTGGCGGATGGTCTTCTTCGTCAACCTGCCGATCGGCCTCCTGGGGCTCTATCTCGTCCACCGCCACCTCCCCGACTACCGAACCAAGAGCACCGACAGGCTCGATCTGATCGGGCTGATCCTGTTCGGCTCGGGGATCGGGCTCCTGTCGTACGTCCTGGAGATCTTCGGCGAGCATTCCCTGGGCGGGCGCGAGATGATCTGGCTTCTGTCGCTGTCGATCGTGCTGCTCCTGGGGTACGGGCGCCACGCGACCACGACCGAGCGCCCGCTGCTGCGGCTGGACCTGTTCCGTATCCGTACCTTCCGCAGCGCGGTCATCGGCAGCTTCATCACGCGCCTGGGGGCGGGCGGGACCCCGTTCCTGCTGCCGCTGCTCTACCAGGTGGGGCTCGGCTTCACGCCGGTCCAGTCGGGTCTGCTGATCATGCCGCAGTCCCTGGCGGCGATGAGCCTGAAGATGACGATGCCGCTCATCCTGACGCGCTTCGGCTACCGCCGGGTCCTTCTCTCGAACACGATGCTGCTCGGGCTGCTCATCGGCCTGTTTGCGACCATCGGGTTCGGCACGCCGGTCTGGCTGATCGTGGTCCAGGCCTTCTGCTTCGGATTCATCGCGTCGCTGCAATACACCAGCATGAACACCCTGGTCTACGCCGACGTCACGGAAGGCCAGACCAGCATGGCGAGCACGATCGCCAGCACCCTGCAGCAGATGTCGATGAGCTTCGGGGTCGCCATGGCGTCGCTCGCCACGGCCCTGTTCATCCCCGATCGACTCCACACCGGCCCCGCGCAGATGATCCACGGCGTGCAGAAGGCCTTCGTCCTCCTCGGTATCCTGACGATCCTGTCCGCCGCCGTCTTCCGCGAGCTGCGACCGACCGACGGAAAGAACGTCAGCCGGCACGAGGAGCCCCTGCCGGAAGGCTGA
- a CDS encoding YiiX family permuted papain-like enzyme, translating into MRNLTRWSPGHARWSEARVRILAVAAVLCAWSCSPSPAITVQEGDIVFQTSRSAQSQAVQLATHSPYSHMGLVLFRDGKPFVFEAIARVQFTPFVEWIHRGEEGRYVVKRLRDPELLGDPARLSALKRSALAFAGRPYDPYFEWSDDRIYCSELVWKAYDRGIGVQLGSLARLSTFDLSNLLVKTKLAERYGDKVPLDERVISPAAVFASPLLQEAR; encoded by the coding sequence ATGCGGAACCTGACGCGGTGGTCCCCGGGACATGCGCGCTGGTCCGAGGCGCGTGTACGGATTCTCGCCGTGGCCGCGGTTCTGTGCGCCTGGTCGTGCAGTCCGTCGCCTGCGATCACGGTCCAGGAGGGCGACATCGTGTTTCAGACTTCCCGGTCTGCCCAGAGCCAGGCGGTCCAGCTGGCGACACATTCCCCATACAGTCACATGGGGCTGGTCCTGTTTCGCGACGGGAAGCCTTTCGTGTTCGAGGCGATAGCGCGGGTTCAGTTCACCCCCTTCGTTGAATGGATCCATCGGGGTGAAGAGGGCCGGTATGTCGTGAAGCGCCTGCGCGACCCCGAGTTGCTCGGCGATCCTGCCAGGCTGTCCGCGCTCAAACGCTCGGCACTGGCCTTCGCCGGCCGGCCCTACGATCCCTATTTCGAATGGTCGGATGACCGCATCTACTGTTCCGAGCTCGTCTGGAAAGCGTATGATCGCGGGATTGGGGTCCAGTTGGGTTCTCTTGCGCGTCTATCGACCTTCGACTTGTCCAATCTGCTGGTGAAGACAAAGCTGGCGGAGCGTTACGGAGACAAGGTGCCGCTGGACGAGCGCGTCATTTCTCCGGCCGCCGTTTTCGCCTCCCCTCTGCTGCAGGAGGCGCGGTGA
- a CDS encoding rhomboid family intramembrane serine protease has translation MFPIGDDNRDRKTFPLVTYALIALNALLFFVELSGGDAFVLKWAFVPRRFLADPFADARTLFSSMFMHAGWLHLGGNMLYLGIFGDNVEDRFGHFRYLIFYLLCGLAATAAQLFFSVGSSVPNLGASGAIAGVLGAYFLMFPQRRVRVLLYTQVTEVPALIVIGLWFVLQLFSSVGSIASTERAGGGVAYMAHVGGFVAGLVLGLLFRGSRGGVEES, from the coding sequence ATGTTCCCGATCGGGGATGACAACCGTGACCGCAAGACATTCCCGCTGGTCACGTATGCGCTGATCGCTCTCAACGCCCTGCTCTTCTTCGTCGAGCTGAGCGGCGGCGATGCGTTCGTCCTGAAGTGGGCCTTCGTGCCGCGCCGCTTCCTGGCCGATCCCTTCGCGGATGCACGGACTCTCTTCAGCTCGATGTTCATGCATGCCGGGTGGCTTCACCTGGGCGGCAACATGCTTTACCTCGGGATCTTCGGCGACAACGTCGAAGACCGCTTCGGGCACTTCAGGTATCTGATCTTCTACCTGCTCTGCGGGCTCGCCGCCACTGCCGCGCAGTTGTTCTTCAGTGTCGGCTCGAGCGTGCCGAATCTGGGGGCCTCGGGAGCGATTGCCGGGGTCCTCGGCGCCTACTTCCTGATGTTTCCACAGAGACGGGTCCGGGTCCTGCTGTATACCCAGGTGACGGAAGTGCCCGCGCTGATCGTCATCGGGCTCTGGTTCGTTCTGCAGTTGTTCAGCAGCGTCGGCTCCATCGCCAGCACGGAGCGGGCGGGGGGCGGTGTCGCCTACATGGCGCACGTCGGTGGATTCGTCGCCGGGCTCGTCCTGGGACTCCTGTTCCGTGGAAGCCGCGGGGGCGTCGAAGAGTCCTGA
- a CDS encoding CPBP family intramembrane glutamic endopeptidase, which translates to MVATPLPAYFVVTYLITWGFFFAGSLTPAAWPRGLLFLLGTFAPGYVALWFTSRETGRGGVAALLRRLVEWRVPARWYAFAAGYIVVIKLTVALVHRAVTGAWPLFGRLPWYLMLAATVGSTVVGGQSGEEVGWRGYALPRLAARFGLGGGSVLLGLLWACWHLPLFFISGVDTAGQSFPLYLLQVTALSVAMAWLFAHTRGTLLPVMLMHAAVNNTKDIVPSADPNATNPWALSHSLVAWMTLALLWLCAGYFLLRMRKNPTLERDVVADGPAAGRNGCGT; encoded by the coding sequence GTGGTAGCCACTCCCCTGCCCGCATACTTTGTCGTCACCTATCTCATCACGTGGGGCTTCTTCTTCGCGGGGAGCCTGACGCCGGCCGCGTGGCCGCGCGGGCTCCTGTTCCTGCTCGGCACGTTCGCGCCCGGATACGTCGCCCTGTGGTTCACGAGCCGGGAAACTGGTCGCGGCGGAGTGGCTGCGCTCCTGCGGCGCCTCGTCGAGTGGCGGGTCCCCGCGCGCTGGTACGCATTCGCCGCCGGCTACATCGTCGTCATCAAACTCACCGTCGCCCTCGTGCACCGGGCCGTCACGGGCGCGTGGCCGCTCTTTGGCCGACTCCCCTGGTACCTGATGCTCGCCGCGACGGTCGGGTCCACTGTGGTGGGCGGCCAGTCGGGCGAGGAGGTCGGATGGCGCGGGTATGCCTTGCCGCGGCTCGCGGCGCGTTTCGGTCTGGGGGGCGGGAGCGTGCTCCTCGGCCTGCTGTGGGCGTGCTGGCACCTTCCCCTGTTCTTCATTTCCGGCGTCGACACGGCTGGCCAGTCGTTCCCGCTCTACCTTCTGCAGGTCACGGCGCTGTCGGTGGCGATGGCGTGGCTGTTCGCCCACACACGCGGCACCCTGCTGCCGGTCATGCTCATGCACGCCGCTGTGAACAATACCAAGGACATCGTGCCCTCGGCCGATCCGAACGCCACGAATCCGTGGGCTCTGAGCCACTCGCTCGTGGCCTGGATGACGCTGGCTCTGCTCTGGCTGTGCGCCGGCTATTTCCTGCTTCGAATGCGCAAGAACCCGACGCTCGAACGGGACGTGGTCGCCGACGGGCCGGCGGCCGGGAGGAACGGATGCGGAACCTGA
- a CDS encoding SRPBCC family protein — MRVVQVSSRALIPAPPQAVYSLIADYRDGHARMLPRRYFPRLEVERGGSGEGTIIRFEVKLFGTTRRVRAEISEPKPGEELVETDLATGARTSFIVVPRPGGGESEVTIKTEWESSGLRGWLERMMAPSLLRRIYAEQLAQLQEAFACHPP; from the coding sequence ATGCGCGTCGTTCAGGTTTCGAGCAGGGCGTTGATCCCGGCACCGCCTCAAGCCGTCTACTCCTTGATCGCGGACTATCGTGACGGCCACGCTCGCATGCTGCCTCGTCGCTACTTTCCTCGGTTGGAGGTGGAACGCGGTGGCTCGGGCGAAGGAACCATCATCCGCTTCGAGGTCAAACTGTTTGGCACCACCCGGCGGGTCCGTGCAGAGATCTCGGAGCCGAAGCCCGGCGAAGAGCTTGTGGAAACCGACCTGGCGACAGGCGCTCGAACCAGCTTCATCGTGGTTCCTCGTCCCGGAGGAGGCGAGTCGGAAGTCACGATCAAGACTGAATGGGAGTCGAGCGGGCTTCGTGGCTGGCTTGAACGGATGATGGCCCCGTCGCTGCTCCGACGCATCTACGCCGAGCAGCTGGCGCAACTCCAGGAGGCGTTCGCGTGTCATCCCCCCTGA
- a CDS encoding PQQ-binding-like beta-propeller repeat protein, translated as MVRPPRTLKEELRIMFAARLRVRLAIAFIGLFTIGITQAGPGETRQPAATGWKVKFNESGSDPVIADGVLYIGSADGAIHALDATTGETKWRFQTGENLSPATSGPKIITMPRGSSEAEMMASIIDAAEKKKPEGLRRVDMTAAVENGTVFVGSGDQSFYAVDAATGKKKWAYEAGPGMASSNFSDVARPPALLKAGTVYFATEDGLHALDASTGKRKWLFETLQDIPLEQMNTHKRRPPEGAVLGDGVVFVTAWPYAGLRGPLPSFVYAVDQESGKAKWVTRVDGDGITTPMTAKGLVFVAVKAAGSPASNPVTLYALDAADGQVKWKRGLKATYTAPSLRIAGDSLYCSTDKTLSAMDLESGVERWNFSADQIGVDPRADDRYLYVVTHKGSIMRPKDTLHALLLATGEEKWSRDVNASVAMVREGVVYADGEPFRAIDASTGKDLWTFKGTGRLSARLMSGGRIFLTSPTVTYIGTKRVDQGYLYALDAKTGRLDS; from the coding sequence ATGGTGAGGCCGCCCCGGACTCTCAAGGAGGAACTGCGCATCATGTTTGCCGCCCGATTGCGTGTTCGCCTGGCCATCGCTTTCATCGGTCTGTTCACCATCGGGATCACCCAGGCCGGTCCGGGCGAGACCCGGCAGCCGGCGGCGACCGGCTGGAAAGTCAAGTTCAACGAGAGCGGATCGGATCCCGTGATCGCCGATGGCGTGCTTTACATCGGATCGGCGGACGGCGCGATCCACGCCCTGGATGCGACGACCGGAGAGACGAAGTGGCGCTTCCAGACGGGGGAGAACCTTTCGCCGGCGACTTCCGGCCCGAAGATCATCACCATGCCCCGTGGGAGCAGCGAGGCTGAAATGATGGCCTCCATAATCGACGCCGCCGAAAAGAAGAAACCGGAAGGTCTAAGACGAGTGGACATGACCGCTGCGGTCGAGAATGGCACGGTGTTCGTCGGCTCGGGGGATCAGTCGTTCTATGCCGTCGACGCCGCGACAGGGAAGAAGAAATGGGCGTACGAGGCCGGCCCGGGGATGGCCTCCAGCAATTTCTCGGACGTCGCGCGCCCCCCTGCGCTCCTCAAGGCCGGCACCGTTTATTTTGCGACCGAGGACGGACTGCATGCCCTCGATGCGTCGACCGGCAAAAGAAAGTGGCTGTTCGAGACGCTGCAGGACATACCCCTCGAGCAGATGAACACTCACAAGCGGCGCCCTCCCGAAGGGGCCGTCCTGGGGGATGGCGTGGTCTTCGTGACGGCCTGGCCCTACGCGGGTCTCCGGGGACCTCTTCCAAGCTTCGTTTACGCGGTGGACCAGGAATCGGGCAAGGCGAAGTGGGTGACCCGTGTCGATGGCGATGGCATCACCACCCCGATGACGGCGAAGGGACTCGTGTTCGTCGCAGTCAAGGCGGCCGGCTCCCCTGCTTCCAATCCTGTGACTCTGTATGCCCTCGACGCGGCCGATGGACAGGTCAAATGGAAGCGCGGCCTGAAGGCGACGTACACGGCGCCGTCGCTGCGCATCGCCGGCGACTCGCTTTATTGCTCCACGGACAAGACCCTGTCGGCCATGGACCTGGAATCAGGAGTCGAGCGCTGGAATTTCAGCGCCGATCAGATCGGCGTTGATCCCCGGGCGGATGACCGGTACCTCTACGTCGTGACCCACAAGGGCTCCATCATGCGCCCGAAGGACACGCTTCACGCGCTCCTCCTCGCGACAGGCGAGGAGAAGTGGTCGCGGGACGTGAACGCGAGCGTCGCCATGGTCCGCGAAGGAGTCGTTTACGCCGATGGAGAGCCGTTCCGCGCAATCGATGCCTCCACAGGCAAGGATCTCTGGACATTCAAGGGCACGGGGCGCCTGTCGGCTCGACTGATGTCCGGGGGCAGGATCTTCCTGACCTCACCGACCGTAACCTATATCGGAACGAAGCGGGTCGACCAGGGCTACCTTTACGCACTCGACGCGAAGACAGGGAGACTCGACTCCTAG
- a CDS encoding tetratricopeptide repeat protein — translation MTVGQFTEAQKLLEAALEADIPPEEKWPVLYMLGFAHTKTQDWSKAQISLERSLQGAETVLGRDDPRLARVASTLAAAYQNDGQYEKAEKYHRRSLALQEKVLEPGDPALARLLMNLGSVLNLESKGKEAEPLLRRALSIASGPAAPDRVARAMIEDNLANSLRDQGQLEEAETLYTDSLKVLHDKFGETHQVTADVYWGLAFIAKQRGQLESAASLYEKAIRGFGTSFPESTPFIKQLRSEYEQVKADLSHAGKP, via the coding sequence ATGACTGTCGGCCAATTCACCGAGGCGCAGAAATTGCTCGAGGCGGCGCTCGAGGCCGATATCCCGCCGGAGGAGAAGTGGCCGGTGCTTTACATGCTGGGGTTTGCCCACACGAAGACACAGGACTGGTCCAAGGCTCAAATATCATTGGAGCGGTCACTGCAAGGCGCGGAGACGGTGCTGGGGAGGGACGACCCCCGCCTGGCCCGAGTCGCAAGCACGCTGGCGGCTGCCTACCAGAACGACGGCCAATACGAGAAGGCGGAGAAATATCACAGACGCTCGCTCGCGCTTCAGGAGAAGGTGCTGGAGCCCGGCGACCCGGCTCTCGCCAGGCTTCTCATGAACCTTGGATCCGTGCTGAATCTCGAGTCGAAGGGAAAGGAGGCCGAGCCGCTTCTGCGGCGTGCCCTGTCGATCGCGTCCGGCCCGGCTGCGCCCGATCGTGTGGCCCGCGCCATGATCGAGGACAACCTGGCGAATTCGCTGCGCGACCAGGGTCAACTCGAGGAAGCCGAGACCCTCTATACGGACTCGTTGAAGGTCCTCCACGACAAGTTTGGCGAGACGCACCAGGTCACGGCCGATGTCTACTGGGGACTGGCCTTCATCGCGAAGCAACGCGGGCAGCTCGAGTCGGCAGCCTCGCTCTATGAGAAGGCGATCCGTGGCTTCGGGACATCCTTTCCCGAGAGCACTCCGTTCATCAAGCAGCTCCGATCCGAATACGAGCAGGTCAAGGCCGATCTCAGCCATGCCGGCAAGCCGTAA
- a CDS encoding sialidase family protein, producing the protein MPERVILSIGTKKGVFVAEAPKTRGAFALRGPFGPGVGVYSTLIDTRGKPRIYASSCNAFFGMKVMLSTDLGKTFKETKSAPAFPKDDGRALINIWSLEAGDGKQDLWCGVEPASLFRSDDGGDSWEMVPGISNHEHSRKWQPGAGGLCMHTILRDGKRVHLGISTGGHYVSEDGGKTFKASNKGVGAGFNPDPYPEFGQCVHKIAGHKDAPGRLYMQNHGGWGEWDGPGGRRPDIGVLRSDDYGRSWRSIAKGLPSDFGFPMVVHPQDPDTIYVVPLEPPTRTCPGGVPAVWRSENGGGSWGRLTRGLPKKQSFFTVLRDGMDVDELKSPALYFGTTTGQLWIGRDGGEKWDCLFDSLPPIHCVKVAVV; encoded by the coding sequence ATGCCGGAACGCGTCATTCTCAGCATCGGAACCAAGAAGGGGGTCTTCGTCGCCGAGGCGCCGAAGACCCGGGGCGCCTTCGCGCTGCGCGGGCCGTTCGGACCGGGGGTGGGCGTCTATTCGACGCTGATCGACACGCGCGGCAAGCCGCGCATCTACGCCTCGAGCTGCAACGCCTTCTTCGGCATGAAGGTGATGCTCTCGACCGATCTGGGGAAAACGTTCAAGGAGACGAAATCGGCCCCCGCCTTCCCGAAGGACGACGGCCGCGCGCTCATCAACATCTGGTCGCTCGAGGCGGGCGACGGCAAACAGGATCTCTGGTGCGGCGTCGAGCCCGCCTCGCTCTTCAGAAGCGACGACGGCGGCGACTCCTGGGAGATGGTCCCGGGCATCAGCAACCACGAGCATTCCCGGAAATGGCAGCCCGGGGCCGGCGGGCTGTGCATGCACACGATCCTGCGCGACGGCAAGCGGGTGCACCTCGGCATCTCGACCGGCGGCCACTACGTTAGCGAGGACGGCGGCAAGACCTTCAAGGCGTCCAACAAGGGCGTCGGCGCCGGCTTCAATCCCGATCCCTATCCCGAGTTCGGGCAGTGCGTGCACAAGATCGCGGGGCACAAGGACGCGCCCGGGCGGCTGTACATGCAGAACCACGGCGGCTGGGGGGAATGGGATGGGCCCGGCGGGCGTCGACCGGACATCGGCGTCCTGCGCAGCGACGATTACGGCAGGTCGTGGCGCTCCATCGCCAAGGGGCTGCCGTCCGACTTCGGCTTCCCGATGGTCGTCCATCCGCAGGACCCCGACACGATCTACGTCGTGCCGCTCGAGCCGCCGACACGCACCTGTCCGGGCGGCGTCCCCGCCGTCTGGCGCAGCGAGAACGGCGGCGGCTCGTGGGGACGGCTCACCCGCGGTCTGCCGAAGAAGCAGAGCTTCTTCACGGTCCTGCGCGACGGGATGGACGTCGACGAGCTCAAGTCACCGGCGCTCTACTTCGGCACGACGACGGGACAGCTCTGGATCGGGCGGGACGGCGGCGAGAAGTGGGACTGCCTGTTCGACTCGCTGCCGCCGATCCACTGCGTGAAGGTCGCGGTGGTGTAA
- a CDS encoding DUF1326 domain-containing protein: MRRLETYLAVVLPMAILTVILAVSGLTGAIGQQAKPAVDWSFNATVIESCSCQMFCPCYFSTKPAPAHEGHAGGQHYCRFNMAYKVNKGMHGSVNLAGARFWIAGDLGDDFGDGETEWAEATFDPSVTKEQRDAIASILLGPVYPWKWKKFTVGPDATVEWNGGKDRAVARLDGGKAGEIVLAHNPTAMSPEPTVIKNLKYFAAPRNDGFVLMPAEVEAYRRGDSQFEYKGTNGFMITVDVTSKDVK; this comes from the coding sequence ATGCGGAGACTGGAAACCTATCTGGCCGTGGTCCTGCCGATGGCGATCTTGACCGTGATTCTGGCGGTGAGCGGCCTGACCGGGGCGATCGGCCAGCAGGCGAAGCCGGCCGTGGACTGGTCCTTCAACGCCACCGTCATCGAATCCTGCAGCTGCCAGATGTTCTGTCCGTGCTATTTCAGCACCAAGCCGGCCCCGGCGCACGAGGGTCACGCCGGGGGCCAGCACTATTGCCGCTTCAACATGGCCTACAAGGTCAACAAGGGAATGCACGGCTCTGTGAATCTCGCGGGCGCCAGGTTCTGGATTGCCGGTGATCTCGGCGACGATTTCGGCGACGGAGAGACGGAGTGGGCCGAAGCGACGTTCGACCCGTCGGTCACGAAGGAGCAGCGCGATGCCATCGCGTCCATTCTTCTGGGGCCTGTGTACCCCTGGAAGTGGAAGAAGTTCACCGTGGGACCGGACGCCACGGTCGAGTGGAACGGCGGCAAGGATCGCGCCGTGGCCCGGCTGGACGGCGGCAAGGCGGGGGAGATCGTGCTCGCGCACAATCCGACGGCCATGAGCCCGGAGCCGACGGTCATCAAGAACCTCAAGTACTTCGCAGCGCCCCGGAACGACGGCTTCGTGCTGATGCCGGCCGAGGTCGAAGCGTACAGGCGCGGCGACAGCCAGTTCGAGTACAAGGGGACCAACGGCTTCATGATCACCGTCGACGTCACGTCCAAGGACGTGAAGTAG
- a CDS encoding MoaD/ThiS family protein, which yields MTVTVLVPGVLRTSCGGASELSLPVASVRAALEQIEKDYPALYRNICDETGKVRRHVNLFVNTSHIRDRDGLDTALTSGDVVSIIPAVSGG from the coding sequence ATGACCGTCACCGTTCTTGTTCCGGGCGTGCTGCGCACCAGCTGCGGGGGCGCGTCCGAGCTGTCCCTACCGGTCGCGAGCGTCCGCGCCGCCCTCGAGCAGATCGAAAAGGACTACCCGGCGCTGTACCGCAACATCTGCGACGAGACGGGCAAGGTGCGCCGTCACGTCAACCTGTTCGTCAACACGTCCCACATCCGCGACCGGGATGGGCTCGATACTGCGCTGACTTCGGGGGACGTCGTCAGCATCATTCCCGCTGTCTCAGGAGGTTGA